The Candidatus Eremiobacteraceae bacterium genome segment TCGCGAGGGCGCTTGGGTCGTCCGTCTTCGCAAGCGTCAGCATCGCATTGAGGACGCGCGCCATGTTCGCGCTCTCGGCGCGGATGGTCTCGAACGCTTCCCGGCGGATCTTCTCATCGCCATCGCCCCAGCGCTCGAGCATCTGCGCGTTCGCGCTGATGACCGTCAGCGGCGTCTTCAGCTCGTGCGACGCGTCCGCGATGAGCCTGCGCTCGCGAGCGAATGCCCCCTCGAGACGTTCGAGCATCTCGTCGAACTGCGCGGCGAGCTGGCCCAATTCGTCGCGCCGCCCTTGCCAGTTCAAGCGCTTTGCCAGATCCTCGCTGCCGATCTCGCGCGCCGCGCGCGCGATCGCGTTGATCGGACTGACCGCCCCGCGCGCCAGCCAGAACGAGACGCCGACGACCGCGGCCAACGCCAGGGCGACCGTGATGAGGAGGAAGATCGAAAGGTTCTGCTGCTCGGCGTAGACGCCCGCGAGCGAGGCCCCGACGATGAGCGTCAGGATCGGAGCGCGGGGACTCGATTGGATCGTGCTGATCCGCACGAGCACCGGTCCGACACCGTTCGCGCTCGCGGTCCCCCAATCTCCGGTGAGGCCGCGCGGCGGGAACCATCGATCGTACGTCTGGATCGACAGATCGGCATCGCCGAGGTTCGTCGTCTTGCCGACGCGGAAATCGGCGCCGTTGTAGACTTCTGCGTAGATGCCGGGTCCGACGAACGTATCGAGCGTCGTCTGATCGGCGAGCGCCGAGACCGCGGAAACGGGACCGAACGGATCGTTCGCCTCGGCGTGGGTGAACGAGTCGATCTCTTGCCCGACACCCTCGATGCGATCGGCGAGCGCGCCCCACACGATGCGCCCCGCCTCGATATAGACCGCGCTCGCGAAGACGAGGATGAAAAGCGCGAGCACGCCGCCGTACCACGCCGTCATCCGGCCGCGCAGCGAGGAGAAGAACGGGAACGGCGCGCCGCCGTCAGACGCGGAGCGCGTACCCGACGCCACGGACCGTGTGGATGAGCTTGTCATCTGTGTCGACATCGACTTTGTTGCGCAAGTAGCGGATATAGACGTCGATGAGGTTCGATTCGCCGAGGAAATCCGAACCCCAGACGCTGTTGAAGATCTCGTCGCGCGTATGGACTTTGTTCGGGTACATGAGCAGGAACTCGAGCAGCGAGAACTCCTTCGCCGTGAGCTCGATCGGTTTGCCGGCGCGGACGACCTCGTGCGTATCTCGGTTGAGGACGAGATCCTTTGCGGTCAGGAGTCGCGGGGCCGGCTCGTGGCTTCGCAGTTGAACGCGGATCCGCGCGAGCAGCTCCTCGATCGAGAACGGTTTGGTCAGATAGTCGTTGGCGCCGGTATCGAGACCGGTGATCCGGTCCGGCACGGCGTCTTTCGCGGTCAGCATGATGATAGGAACGGATGAGTGCTTTCGGACGCGTCTGCACACCTCGAGGCCGTCGATGCGCGGCAGGAGCAGATCGAGGATGATGAGGTCAGGTCCTTTGAGCGCGCGCTCGATCGCGGTGGCGCCGTCGGCGCACCATTCGACTTCGAAGCCTTCGTGTTCGAGCTCGAGCTGCAAGACGCGCGCTATCTTCTGATCGTCTTCGACGACGAGGATCTTCTGTTTCGGAGCAGCGGCGGGGGAAGGCCCTAAGTCCATGCCGATCGCCTCCTTCCTTTAGAGTATCGGGGAGCCTGGCGGCGGGCATTAACACCCCGTGAGAGCGCCGACCGGGAGCGGCCCCTAAACCCTCCGAACCCTCGCCGCGTGAGCGGACGTCTCTTCGTGGCAGTCGATCTCGACGAACCGATGCGCGATCTCATCGACGATGCGATCGCGCGCCTGAAGGCCGCCGGCCTCGACGAGCGTTTCACTTCGCGCGAGAAATGGCATGCGACGCTCGCGTTCCTCGGGCCTGTGGACGCGTCGCGGCGCGCCGCCATTAGCGAGGCGATCGCTACGGCCGCCAAGTCGTGCGACGCCTTCGACCTGACACTCGACGTCGTCGGCGCGTTTCCGGACGCGCGCCGGCCTAAGGTCGTATGGGTCGGATCGTCGTCGCCGCAGACGGGTTTCGCCGCATGTGCCGAGGCGGTGCGCGCACAGTTATCCGCCATCGGCTTCGACTTCGAGTTCGACGCGGTCCCGCACGTGACGGTTTGCCGGCTCAAGCGTAGCGGTCCGCTCCCGGCCGTCGGAAGCCTGAACCCTCGAACGATCCATGTCGACTCACTCACGCTGTACGAATCGGCGCCCCAGGGCTCGTCGACCCGCTATGCGGTGCTCGGCGAAATGCCGCTGCGCTGACGAACGTTATGGAATCGAAGACCGCGAAAATGCGGAATTGTAGCGGTCGAACTTTTAGCTCGACCGGCCGAGCGAAGCTCGGCTCTGGAGTGCCGACAGATGACGAATAACCTAGCCATGACAGCAGCCGCGTTAGCGCTGTTGCTCGGCGCGCCGGTCGCCGCCGGAGCCGACCCCGCTCAACCGCCGACGATCAGCGTCAGCGGAAGCGGGTCGGTGTCGTACGCACCCGATATCGCCAGCATCTCGCTCGGCGTTCGCGCGCAATCGGCGAGCGCGGCGGCGGCCGCGAACATGGTCAACGTGAGAGCCGGGTCCGTCGTGAGCGCCATGCACAAACTTGGCATAACAGACGCGGCCATCACGACGTCCGACTACTCGATCTCGTACCAGCCGCCGGATAACTCGGAACAGCCGGTGCCGATGGGAGCGTCGACAAGCGTCGCGCCCAGGCGACCGGTCGCGCAAGGCTCCTACGTCGCGACCGAGACGATCGATGTCAAGTCGTCGATCGCGAAGGCCGGTCCGGTGCTCGACGCCGGCGTCTCAGCGGGCGCGAACGAGACGTACGGCATCTCGTTCGATACAAGCGAACGGACGGCGCTCTATCGCGAGGCGCTCTCGCGCGCCGTCGCCGACGCGCGCGCACAGGCGGAGATACTCGCGAAGGCGGCGGGCGTGAGCATCGCCGGCATCCAAACGATCAGCGTTGGATCAGGCCCCGGGCCGATCGAGCCGATGGTGCGAGCGATGAACTTCTCGGCGCAACCGGCGACGATCAGCGGCGGCACCGGCACGGTCGACGCGTCTGTCCAGGTCGTCTACCGGATCAGGTAGCACCAGTCGCTGCGCAGGACACGCTAAGAAAACGATGACCGCCGGCCTGAGCCGGCGGTCTGCGCTTGTCGAGGAGGAGGAGGTTACGTTGAAAGCTTTGAGATGCTAGTCGGTGTCACTCGTCGCAACGAGCGATCGCGAGCGCCCAGCCACGCGGAGTCATCTTCCGCACCAAATAACCGTCTTTGGTCCGGTCGAAGTACTGGAAGCCGCTTGACAGCGCTTCCCCGATCGACTTGAAGATCATAATCCCTTGCATGGCGTTGGCCCCCCATGGCCTTCTATCTGTATTACGGCCGTTGCGGCGAGATTGTTACTTTTGTCGTCCCGTCTTGAGGCTCTCACCGAGTTTTTATGATGACAGGCACATGCAATTCGCCGTCATTACACTAGGTCGGAAGAAGATTGGAAGAGGTTCGGAAGAGATCGAATAGGCCAAAGGTCGCCCTTACGTTTGCGCGAAATCCGCGTCCGATGGTGTCGACGCCGCTGTTAGAAGCCGCGGAACTCATAAGCCGGGAGCGCGTCGCTCCCGGTTTTTGGTGTCTTGGGTTTCGCAGCCCGGAAATTGCCCGCCGCGCCCGCCCCGCGCACTACGTGGCCATCGACCTGCCAGGCACGTTCTCCGTCCGCCTTCCGCTCGGCATCTGGACGGCGCGCGACGACACGTTCACGCTCCTCTTCCGCGAATGGGGCGAGCGGACGACGCGCCTCGCGTGCATCGCCGACCACGAGCCCCTATCGATCATCGGGCCGCTCGGCAACGAATTCTCGCTCCCGGATACCGGCAAGCGCGCCGTGATCGTCGCCGGCGGGATCGGCGTCGTGCCGTTCTGGCTGCTCGTCCGCGAGCTGCTCGCCGCAAAAGTACGGACGACGGTGGTGCTCGGCGCGCGTTCGAAGCATATGCTCGTCGGCGTCGACGAGCTGCGCGCGCTCGGCGCCGAAGTCAAGATCTGTACCGATGACGGATCGGCGGGAACCCGAGCGACCGCGCTCGACCTCGCGCGCGAGTTGGCGCCGCCCGACATCTTCTACGGCTGCGGGCCGCCGCCGTTGCTGCGCGCCTTGGGCGAACACGCGAACGCCGCCGGCATCCCGTGTCAGATATCTATGGAAGAGACGTTCGGATGCTCGATGGGCACGTGCTGGGGGTGCGTCGTGCCGATCCGTCGTGGCAGCCCGCAAGCCGTCGGCTACCCGCGGGCGACGAACGAGAAGCGCGAGTATGACTTCGCGCGCGTCTGCGTCGACGGCACCGTCTTCTGGAGTCGCGAGATCTTATGGAACCGATGATCGGCGCCGCCC includes the following:
- a CDS encoding HAMP domain-containing sensor histidine kinase, yielding MTSSSTRSVASGTRSASDGGAPFPFFSSLRGRMTAWYGGVLALFILVFASAVYIEAGRIVWGALADRIEGVGQEIDSFTHAEANDPFGPVSAVSALADQTTLDTFVGPGIYAEVYNGADFRVGKTTNLGDADLSIQTYDRWFPPRGLTGDWGTASANGVGPVLVRISTIQSSPRAPILTLIVGASLAGVYAEQQNLSIFLLITVALALAAVVGVSFWLARGAVSPINAIARAAREIGSEDLAKRLNWQGRRDELGQLAAQFDEMLERLEGAFARERRLIADASHELKTPLTVISANAQMLERWGDGDEKIRREAFETIRAESANMARVLNAMLTLAKTDDPSALAMEPTDLAAVVKDAASGLRPSAEQKGLSLTIDATAPAVVMGEPGLLRQLVANLTENAIKFTSSGGVRVGVARLNGTGRIVVGDTGPGIPADALPHVFERFYRADRARSRAVEGTGLGLAVVRNIVRVHGGAVSVASEPEKGTTFTVDIPLLRSGDADVAR
- a CDS encoding response regulator transcription factor, giving the protein MDLGPSPAAAPKQKILVVEDDQKIARVLQLELEHEGFEVEWCADGATAIERALKGPDLIILDLLLPRIDGLEVCRRVRKHSSVPIIMLTAKDAVPDRITGLDTGANDYLTKPFSIEELLARIRVQLRSHEPAPRLLTAKDLVLNRDTHEVVRAGKPIELTAKEFSLLEFLLMYPNKVHTRDEIFNSVWGSDFLGESNLIDVYIRYLRNKVDVDTDDKLIHTVRGVGYALRV
- the thpR gene encoding RNA 2',3'-cyclic phosphodiesterase: MSGRLFVAVDLDEPMRDLIDDAIARLKAAGLDERFTSREKWHATLAFLGPVDASRRAAISEAIATAAKSCDAFDLTLDVVGAFPDARRPKVVWVGSSSPQTGFAACAEAVRAQLSAIGFDFEFDAVPHVTVCRLKRSGPLPAVGSLNPRTIHVDSLTLYESAPQGSSTRYAVLGEMPLR
- a CDS encoding SIMPL domain-containing protein (The SIMPL domain is named for its presence in mouse protein SIMPL (signalling molecule that associates with mouse pelle-like kinase). Bacterial member BP26, from Brucella, was shown to assemble into a channel-like structure, while YggE from E. coli has been associated with resistance to oxidative stress.), with protein sequence MTAAALALLLGAPVAAGADPAQPPTISVSGSGSVSYAPDIASISLGVRAQSASAAAAANMVNVRAGSVVSAMHKLGITDAAITTSDYSISYQPPDNSEQPVPMGASTSVAPRRPVAQGSYVATETIDVKSSIAKAGPVLDAGVSAGANETYGISFDTSERTALYREALSRAVADARAQAEILAKAAGVSIAGIQTISVGSGPGPIEPMVRAMNFSAQPATISGGTGTVDASVQVVYRIR
- a CDS encoding dihydroorotate dehydrogenase electron transfer subunit — encoded protein: MVSTPLLEAAELISRERVAPGFWCLGFRSPEIARRARPAHYVAIDLPGTFSVRLPLGIWTARDDTFTLLFREWGERTTRLACIADHEPLSIIGPLGNEFSLPDTGKRAVIVAGGIGVVPFWLLVRELLAAKVRTTVVLGARSKHMLVGVDELRALGAEVKICTDDGSAGTRATALDLARELAPPDIFYGCGPPPLLRALGEHANAAGIPCQISMEETFGCSMGTCWGCVVPIRRGSPQAVGYPRATNEKREYDFARVCVDGTVFWSREILWNR